The following coding sequences are from one Novosphingobium sp. KACC 22771 window:
- the rlmN gene encoding 23S rRNA (adenine(2503)-C(2))-methyltransferase RlmN, whose translation MDTPLPTSPLPTSMPIAGHIDPVVTARDITPRADGRVDLLGLPRPRIVEIFAEAGLEPKQAKLRAKQVYHWIYHRGVTDFDAMTDIAKTMRPWLAERFVIGRPEIVVSQHSEDGTRKWLLRTDDGHEFEMVFIPDADRGTLCVSSQVGCTLNCRFCHTGTMRLVRNLTPGEIVGQVMLARDALGEWPKAGQADLAALTDELVDDDGGYSPDGRLLTNIVMMGMGEPLYNFDNVKGALKLVMDGDGLALSKRRITLSTSGVVPMMEKCGEEIGVNLAVSLHAVTKEVRDEIVPINRKYGIEELLQACADYPGASNSRRITFEYVMLKDKNDTDEHAHELVRLLRQYNLPAKVNLIPFNPWPGAIYECSTPERIRQFSNIIFEAGISAPVRTPRGRDIDAACGQLKTSAQKMSRAELDRLAEEKQAALG comes from the coding sequence ATGGACACCCCCCTTCCCACCTCTCCCCTGCCCACGTCGATGCCGATTGCGGGCCATATCGACCCCGTCGTCACCGCGCGCGACATTACCCCGCGCGCCGATGGCCGCGTCGATCTGCTGGGCCTGCCGCGCCCGCGTATCGTCGAAATCTTTGCCGAGGCGGGGCTTGAGCCCAAGCAGGCCAAGCTGCGCGCCAAGCAGGTCTATCACTGGATCTATCATCGCGGCGTCACCGATTTTGACGCGATGACCGATATTGCCAAGACCATGCGCCCCTGGCTGGCCGAGCGGTTTGTGATCGGTCGCCCGGAAATCGTCGTATCCCAGCATAGCGAGGACGGCACGCGCAAATGGCTGCTGCGCACCGATGACGGGCATGAGTTCGAAATGGTGTTCATCCCCGACGCGGATCGCGGCACGCTTTGCGTTTCCTCGCAGGTCGGCTGCACGCTCAATTGCCGCTTCTGCCACACCGGCACGATGCGTCTGGTGCGCAATCTGACGCCGGGCGAGATCGTTGGGCAGGTCATGCTGGCGCGCGATGCTCTGGGCGAATGGCCCAAGGCGGGTCAGGCCGATCTGGCCGCGCTGACCGATGAGCTGGTCGATGATGATGGCGGCTATTCGCCCGACGGCCGTTTGCTGACCAACATCGTGATGATGGGCATGGGCGAACCGCTGTATAATTTCGACAATGTGAAGGGCGCGCTCAAGCTGGTGATGGATGGCGATGGGCTGGCCTTGTCCAAGCGCCGCATTACCCTTTCCACCAGCGGCGTGGTGCCGATGATGGAGAAATGCGGCGAGGAAATCGGCGTCAATCTGGCCGTTTCGCTCCACGCCGTGACCAAGGAGGTGCGCGACGAGATCGTGCCGATCAACCGCAAATATGGCATTGAGGAACTGCTTCAGGCCTGTGCGGATTATCCCGGCGCATCCAATTCGCGCCGCATCACGTTTGAATATGTGATGCTGAAAGACAAGAACGACACCGACGAGCATGCCCATGAACTGGTGCGCCTGCTGCGTCAGTACAATCTTCCGGCCAAGGTGAACCTTATCCCGTTCAACCCCTGGCCCGGCGCGATTTACGAATGCAGCACGCCCGAGCGCATCCGCCAGTTTTCAAACATCATTTTCGAGGCGGGCATTTCAGCCCCGGTGCGCACCCCGCGCGGACGCGACATTGATGCGGCCTGCGGGCAATTGAAGACATCAGCGCAGAAAATGTCGCGCGCGGAACTCGATCGTCTGGCGGAGGAAAAGCAGGCTGCTCTGGGATAA
- a CDS encoding ammonium transporter: protein MRHRPTGLWAKHLRSLVAVALLCPTPVLAQTAAPLAGGANAADTVWILISSALVLLMCLPGLSLFYGGLVRAKNFLSVMVQVGVITAVASLLWVLAGYALAFGPVSNGWIGGLSGLGLAHLAPVRSGTTLPENTFALFQLCFAAITPALMAGAWVDRARFGWVVAFCGAWGLLVYAPVAHWIWGGGWMSSGYGTLDFAGGIVVHTTAGVSALVAAWVLGARTGFPKTLMLPHSPALTMLGAGLLWVGWFGFNGGSALTGSAAAASAILNTHTAACAAALVWIGIEAAHVGKPTSVGFATGAVAGLATVTPAAGMIATGSAAVFGLAGSCVCYGMIQLVKQRWKIDDSLDVFAVHGVGGMIGSLGLAVAMSPALGGIGYAAGGSMGHQFIAQAVGVGVTAAWSAVASYVLAVGLGKIMPMRASEDDEREGLDITSHGERAWELD, encoded by the coding sequence ATGCGCCATCGGCCGACCGGCCTTTGGGCAAAGCATTTGCGCAGCCTTGTTGCGGTTGCCTTGCTCTGCCCCACCCCTGTTTTGGCCCAGACTGCGGCCCCCTTGGCGGGCGGGGCGAATGCTGCCGATACGGTATGGATCCTGATCTCCAGCGCGCTGGTGCTGTTGATGTGCCTGCCGGGCCTGTCGCTGTTTTACGGCGGTCTTGTGCGTGCCAAGAATTTCCTGTCGGTGATGGTGCAGGTGGGGGTCATCACGGCGGTGGCCTCGCTGCTGTGGGTGCTGGCGGGCTATGCGCTGGCCTTTGGGCCGGTGAGCAATGGCTGGATCGGTGGCCTGTCGGGCCTTGGTCTGGCGCATCTGGCGCCGGTGCGGTCGGGCACGACGCTGCCGGAAAACACCTTTGCGCTGTTCCAGCTCTGCTTTGCCGCGATCACGCCCGCGCTGATGGCGGGCGCATGGGTGGACCGGGCGCGCTTTGGCTGGGTCGTGGCGTTTTGCGGGGCTTGGGGCCTGCTGGTCTATGCCCCGGTGGCGCACTGGATCTGGGGCGGCGGCTGGATGAGCAGCGGCTATGGCACGCTCGATTTTGCGGGCGGCATTGTCGTTCATACCACGGCGGGCGTTTCGGCGCTGGTGGCGGCATGGGTGCTGGGCGCGCGGACGGGCTTTCCCAAAACGCTGATGCTGCCTCATTCGCCCGCGTTGACCATGTTGGGCGCAGGGTTGCTGTGGGTTGGCTGGTTCGGCTTTAACGGCGGCAGCGCATTGACCGGCAGCGCGGCGGCGGCCAGCGCGATTTTGAATACCCATACGGCGGCCTGTGCGGCGGCGCTGGTATGGATCGGCATCGAGGCGGCCCATGTCGGCAAGCCGACCAGCGTGGGCTTTGCCACCGGCGCGGTGGCGGGTCTGGCGACGGTTACACCTGCGGCGGGCATGATCGCGACGGGCAGCGCGGCCGTGTTCGGGCTGGCGGGCTCCTGCGTGTGTTATGGCATGATCCAGTTGGTCAAGCAGCGCTGGAAGATCGACGATTCGCTCGACGTATTTGCCGTGCATGGCGTGGGCGGGATGATCGGCTCGCTCGGCCTTGCGGTGGCGATGAGCCCGGCGCTGGGCGGCATCGGCTATGCCGCAGGGGGCAGCATGGGCCATCAATTCATCGCGCAGGCCGTAGGCGTGGGCGTAACGGCGGCATGGTCGGCGGTGGCGTCCTATGTTCTGGCGGTTGGGCTGGGCAAGATCATGCCGATGCGCGCCAGCGAGGATGACGAGCGCGAGGGCCTCGACATTACCTCGCATGGCGAGCGGGCCTGGGAATTGGACTGA
- a CDS encoding GreA/GreB family elongation factor: protein MRPAPKPAAPKAPGEGPPITPAGMAALRARYDHLLGTERPAIVEIVSWAAGNGDRSENGDYLYGRKRMREIDRELAHLARRMKACRVVDPARQEDRGRVWFGASVEIADEDDNRKHLTFVGDDEQDASKGLIGWSAPIARALRGAGLGDLRRVALPGGEKEWEVMAIDYPPAP from the coding sequence ATGCGCCCCGCCCCCAAGCCTGCCGCCCCGAAAGCCCCAGGCGAAGGCCCGCCCATCACCCCTGCGGGCATGGCGGCGCTGCGCGCGCGTTACGATCATCTGCTGGGCACAGAGCGCCCCGCGATTGTCGAAATCGTCAGTTGGGCCGCGGGCAATGGCGACCGCAGCGAGAACGGCGACTATCTCTATGGCCGCAAGCGGATGCGCGAGATTGACCGCGAACTGGCCCATCTGGCGCGGCGGATGAAGGCATGCCGGGTGGTGGATCCCGCCCGGCAGGAGGACCGGGGCCGCGTCTGGTTCGGCGCCAGCGTCGAAATTGCCGACGAGGATGACAATCGCAAGCACCTGACCTTTGTGGGTGATGATGAACAGGATGCGAGCAAGGGGCTGATCGGGTGGTCGGCGCCGATTGCGCGGGCGCTGCGCGGGGCAGGTTTGGGCGATTTGCGCCGTGTGGCCCTGCCGGGTGGGGAAAAAGAGTGGGAAGTGATGGCGATAGATTATCCCCCTGCTCCATAG
- a CDS encoding DUF2490 domain-containing protein, translating into MRNRFHAMAGGAAKALGVVALLAPAAAMASDAQHWEILTATANLGDGWRASAENITRFSQTRGFYELEQNLMVGHEIGDKGGPPGLVVYLGYTHDPQYAHGNFTIMEHRFRQQISLDRLMQVGPVRFSGRVRVEQRWREGISGTAWRLRPYIKAAMPIAGKVMLVAAHESFIDANRNGFQRLGGEERMRNSLGFNMPLNRRVTLELGYLNQHGFVPGAKDTNDNVATLEIKANF; encoded by the coding sequence ATGCGCAACAGATTTCATGCCATGGCCGGGGGGGCGGCCAAGGCGCTTGGGGTGGTGGCTTTGCTCGCCCCCGCCGCCGCCATGGCCAGCGATGCCCAGCATTGGGAGATCCTGACCGCCACCGCCAATCTGGGCGATGGCTGGCGCGCCTCGGCGGAAAACATCACCCGCTTCAGCCAGACGCGCGGCTTTTACGAGCTGGAGCAAAACCTCATGGTGGGCCATGAGATCGGCGACAAGGGCGGGCCGCCCGGGTTGGTGGTTTATCTGGGCTATACCCATGACCCGCAATATGCCCATGGCAATTTCACCATCATGGAGCATCGCTTTCGCCAGCAGATCAGCCTTGATCGCCTGATGCAGGTGGGGCCGGTGCGGTTTTCGGGGCGCGTGCGGGTCGAGCAGCGCTGGCGCGAAGGCATCAGCGGGACGGCGTGGCGTCTGCGCCCCTATATCAAGGCCGCCATGCCGATTGCGGGCAAGGTGATGCTGGTGGCCGCGCATGAAAGCTTTATCGATGCCAACCGCAACGGTTTTCAGCGCTTGGGCGGCGAGGAGCGGATGCGCAATTCTCTGGGCTTCAACATGCCGCTCAATCGGCGGGTGACGCTGGAGTTGGGCTATCTCAACCAGCACGGCTTTGTGCCCGGGGCCAAGGATACCAACGACAATGTCGCCACGCTGGAAATAAAGGCCAATTTCTGA
- a CDS encoding DinB family protein has translation MLNTYLAYGQWANRILIDRLADLPDTLLDAPQPVVFGSIRRTYHHLLVIAQVWQAHLLGRAHGYTSRDPGNPPSMAQIAGELAALDAWFLGYGAALDAEAQSQVVPFTFIGGGSGAMTRAAILMHIVNHATYHRGHIVAMLNAAGISMENSDMPVFLTAPAEPAEPSAMR, from the coding sequence ATGCTCAACACCTATCTTGCCTATGGCCAATGGGCCAACCGGATCCTGATCGATCGCCTTGCGGACCTGCCTGATACGCTGCTGGATGCGCCGCAGCCGGTGGTGTTCGGCTCGATCCGACGGACCTATCACCATCTGCTGGTGATTGCTCAGGTGTGGCAGGCGCATCTGCTGGGTCGCGCCCATGGCTACACCAGCCGCGACCCCGGAAATCCGCCGTCTATGGCGCAGATCGCCGGGGAACTGGCCGCGCTGGACGCATGGTTCCTTGGCTATGGCGCCGCGCTGGATGCCGAGGCGCAATCGCAGGTGGTCCCGTTCACCTTCATTGGCGGCGGCTCGGGCGCGATGACCCGCGCCGCCATTCTCATGCATATTGTCAATCATGCCACCTATCACCGAGGTCATATCGTCGCCATGCTGAACGCGGCGGGCATCAGCATGGAGAACAGCGATATGCCGGTGTTTCTTACGGCCCCGGCCGAACCGGCTGAACCATCGGCGATGAGGTGA
- a CDS encoding lytic transglycosylase domain-containing protein, whose protein sequence is MSSTMMPRSKSSSQRRRRRIASLALLATVVLSAPAQCQEGAEWDRARAELKATAPGAVAPAIARWKSLVGTENQGFDAYAGFVLAWPGFPLEESLRRAAEKSLAIQNVPSARIVALFDRFPPLTNPARAQYALALAAEGRARDAGDVARAAWRGGAMSDAAEAAILSRWGDRFAQTDHDSRLEALLWDGSTAQAARALPRASQARWAVAQARLAIQQGVGVDTPISGTDAADQGGSGARNADEQAEMARVTAMANPGLAASVVTTPTPAPALTTATPEMLADPGYLVDRARYLLRRGRGADAANLLATRPPLVRPALDPRRWTAVLLAAARAGGPTDSLRIAQGAAEGFPEGSEIAQMAFGVRDDYTSLMWLGGTTALWQMRDATSAARLFYNYAHAARTPMTRAKGYYWAGRALDSVGQSNGAFEYYRWAAQFPDQFHGLLALERLGLPIPPLHDGRRAIPTHAQARDFAARPITQAVREVARDAEWQTTIRFFREIANQAKVEADFTLVADLARALGRRDLAVIVGQAAENAGFNNFRDSAFPIAPTPSGSDWTWIHAIARQESQFSQNAISRTGARGLMQLMPGTAAEQARRLGLPSSTQALIDDPLYNTTLGNAYFQRLVTSYRGSYPLAVAAYNAGPGNVNKWIAARGDPRMPGGPEWVEWIEKIPFSETRSYVAHVLENAVTYEAMYPDHAAYKGANPLSHYLKDPRPAPPPPVAPSTSGVPVATPAPSYGPQPSFTSSPMVQPVRPGP, encoded by the coding sequence GTGTCCAGCACCATGATGCCCCGTTCGAAATCCAGTTCCCAGCGCCGTCGGCGCCGGATCGCCTCGCTGGCGCTGTTGGCGACGGTGGTGCTCTCCGCGCCCGCGCAATGCCAGGAAGGGGCCGAATGGGACCGCGCCCGTGCCGAATTGAAGGCCACTGCCCCGGGCGCCGTGGCCCCGGCCATTGCCCGGTGGAAATCGTTGGTGGGCACGGAAAATCAGGGATTTGATGCCTATGCAGGCTTTGTTCTGGCATGGCCGGGCTTTCCTTTGGAGGAAAGCCTGCGCCGCGCGGCGGAGAAATCGCTGGCGATACAGAATGTGCCTTCGGCGCGGATTGTCGCGCTGTTTGACCGCTTTCCCCCGCTGACCAATCCAGCCCGGGCGCAATATGCGCTGGCGCTGGCGGCGGAGGGGCGTGCGCGTGATGCCGGGGATGTGGCGCGCGCGGCATGGCGCGGGGGCGCTATGAGTGATGCGGCCGAGGCGGCGATTCTCTCGCGTTGGGGCGACAGATTCGCGCAGACCGATCATGATTCGCGGCTGGAGGCCCTGCTCTGGGATGGTTCGACCGCGCAGGCCGCGCGCGCCCTGCCCCGCGCCTCGCAGGCTCGCTGGGCCGTGGCGCAGGCGCGTCTGGCCATCCAGCAGGGTGTGGGCGTCGATACGCCGATCTCCGGCACAGATGCAGCCGATCAAGGCGGATCGGGCGCACGCAATGCCGATGAACAGGCCGAAATGGCGCGGGTGACGGCGATGGCCAATCCCGGTCTGGCGGCCTCGGTCGTCACAACGCCCACCCCGGCCCCGGCATTGACGACGGCAACGCCGGAAATGCTGGCCGATCCGGGCTATCTGGTTGATCGTGCGCGCTATCTGCTGCGGCGTGGGCGCGGGGCCGATGCGGCCAACCTGCTGGCCACTCGTCCGCCGCTGGTCCGCCCCGCGCTGGATCCGCGGCGCTGGACGGCGGTGCTGCTGGCCGCGGCGCGGGCGGGCGGGCCGACCGATTCGCTGCGTATCGCCCAAGGCGCCGCTGAAGGCTTTCCCGAAGGCAGCGAGATCGCGCAAATGGCCTTTGGCGTGCGTGATGATTACACCTCGCTGATGTGGCTGGGCGGGACGACGGCGCTCTGGCAAATGCGCGATGCGACTTCTGCCGCGCGATTGTTCTATAATTACGCCCACGCGGCCCGCACCCCGATGACTCGGGCCAAGGGCTATTATTGGGCGGGCCGCGCGCTGGACAGTGTGGGGCAAAGCAACGGTGCGTTTGAATATTACCGTTGGGCCGCGCAGTTCCCCGATCAGTTCCACGGGCTTTTGGCGCTCGAACGGCTGGGCCTGCCGATCCCGCCGCTGCATGACGGACGCCGCGCGATCCCCACCCATGCTCAGGCCCGCGACTTTGCCGCCCGCCCGATCACGCAGGCCGTGCGCGAGGTGGCCCGCGATGCCGAATGGCAGACGACGATCCGCTTCTTCCGCGAAATCGCCAATCAGGCCAAGGTCGAGGCCGATTTCACGCTGGTGGCCGATCTGGCCCGCGCGCTGGGGCGGCGCGATCTGGCGGTGATCGTGGGACAGGCGGCGGAGAATGCGGGCTTCAACAATTTCCGCGATTCCGCCTTTCCCATCGCCCCTACCCCCTCGGGCAGCGATTGGACCTGGATCCACGCCATCGCGCGGCAGGAGAGCCAATTCAGCCAGAACGCCATTTCGCGTACCGGCGCGCGCGGCCTGATGCAATTGATGCCCGGCACGGCCGCCGAACAGGCGCGCCGCCTTGGCCTGCCCTCGTCGACCCAGGCGCTGATCGACGATCCGCTGTATAACACCACGCTGGGCAATGCCTATTTCCAGCGGCTGGTGACCTCTTATCGCGGCTCCTATCCGCTGGCGGTGGCGGCCTATAATGCGGGGCCGGGCAATGTGAACAAATGGATCGCCGCGCGGGGCGATCCGCGTATGCCGGGCGGGCCGGAATGGGTTGAATGGATCGAGAAGATCCCTTTCAGCGAGACCCGCTCCTATGTCGCCCATGTGCTGGAAAATGCCGTCACCTATGAGGCGATGTATCCCGACCATGCGGCCTATAAGGGTGCCAATCCGCTCAGCCATTATCTGAAGGACCCGCGCCCCGCCCCGCCGCCGCCGGTCGCGCCATCGACATCCGGGGTGCCGGTGGCCACACCCGCGCCCAGCTATGGTCCTCAGCCCAGTTTCACCTCATCGCCGATGGTTCAGCCGGTTCGGCCGGGGCCGTAA
- the dapA gene encoding 4-hydroxy-tetrahydrodipicolinate synthase codes for MFSGSIPALVTPFRDGAFDEPTFRRLVDWQIENGSSALVPCGTTGENSTLSNAEHHRVIEVCIEQAAGRVPVIAGCGSNDTQNALLHMTFSKKCGAAAALLVAPYYNRPSQEGLLAHFSYLAEKIDLPIVLYNVPARTVTDIKPETVIELARRFPGKIVGIKDASGDLSRVTDHRMGIDKDFCQLSGDDELALPFSAAGGVGCISVTANVAPRLCADFQAACAAGDLAEARRLNDMLYPLHYAMFEDASPGPVKYALSKVVEGFREELRLPLVACNEGARKAVDAALVHAGLIK; via the coding sequence ATGTTTTCCGGTTCCATACCCGCTCTGGTGACACCTTTTCGCGATGGAGCGTTTGACGAGCCGACTTTCCGCCGTTTGGTGGACTGGCAGATCGAGAACGGTTCGAGCGCCTTGGTGCCTTGCGGGACGACGGGGGAAAATTCCACCCTGTCGAATGCCGAACACCACCGCGTGATCGAGGTCTGCATCGAGCAGGCCGCAGGGCGCGTGCCGGTGATCGCCGGTTGCGGCAGCAATGATACGCAAAACGCGTTGTTGCACATGACTTTTTCCAAAAAATGCGGGGCCGCGGCCGCGCTGCTCGTCGCGCCCTACTATAACCGTCCGTCGCAGGAAGGGTTGCTTGCCCATTTCTCCTATCTGGCCGAAAAGATTGATCTGCCGATCGTGTTGTACAATGTGCCTGCGCGCACGGTGACGGATATCAAGCCGGAAACGGTGATCGAACTGGCCCGGCGGTTCCCCGGCAAGATTGTCGGCATCAAGGACGCCAGCGGCGATCTCTCGCGCGTGACCGACCACCGCATGGGCATCGACAAGGACTTTTGCCAGCTTTCGGGCGATGATGAACTGGCGCTGCCCTTTAGCGCGGCGGGCGGGGTCGGCTGCATTTCGGTGACGGCCAATGTGGCGCCGCGCCTGTGCGCCGATTTTCAGGCGGCCTGCGCGGCGGGCGATCTGGCCGAGGCGCGCCGGTTGAATGATATGCTCTATCCGCTGCACTATGCCATGTTCGAGGACGCCTCGCCGGGGCCGGTGAAATATGCCTTGTCCAAGGTGGTTGAAGGCTTCCGCGAGGAATTGCGCTTGCCGCTGGTGGCCTGCAATGAGGGCGCCCGCAAGGCGGTGGATGCGGCCTTGGTGCATGCCGGTTTGATTAAGTAA